A stretch of DNA from Yoonia sp. BS5-3:
GGCGGCGTTGTCTCCTCGCTTGGCAAGGGGCTTGCCTCGGCTGCACTGGGCGCATTGCTGCAGGCGCGCGGCTATTCGGTCCGTCTGCGCAAGCTTGACCCGTATTTGAACGTCGATCCCGGCACGATGTCGCCATTTGAACACGGCGAGGTTTTCGTCACCGATGACGGGGCCGAAACCGATCTGGACCTTGGACATTACGAACGATTCACCGGCGTGCCGGCGCGCAAAACGGATTCGGTCAGTTCGGGGCGCATTTATTCCAACGTGCTCGAAAAGGAACGGCGCGGCGATTATCTGGGCAAGACCATTCAGGTCGTCCCCCATGTAACCAATGAAATCAAAGACTTCATCAGCATCGGCGAAGATGAGGTGGATTTCATGCTGTGCGAGATTGGCGGCACCGTCGGCGATATCGAAGGGCTTCCCTTCTTTGAGGCCATCCGCCAATTCGCCCATGACAAGCCGCGCGGGCAGTGCATCTTCATGCATCTGACCCTGCTGCCCTATCTGGCCGCGAGCGGTGAATTGAAGACGAAGCCGACCCAGCACAGCGTGAAGGAACTGCAATCCATCGGGATCGCCCCAGACATTCTGGTTTGCCGGTCCGAGCAGCCGATCCCTGAAAAAGAGCGCGAAAAGATCGCCCTGTTCTGCAATGTCCGGAAAGAGGCCGTGGTGGCCGCCTATGATCTGAAGTCGATCTACGAGGCCCCGCTGGCCTATCACGATCAGGGCCTTGATCAGGCCGTACTGGATGCCTTTGGCATCTCGCCTGCGCCTGCGCCCAAACTGGACGTCTGGCACGATGTGTCCGACCGCATCCATAACCCCGAAGGCGAGGTGAAAGTCGCCATTGTCGGCAAATACACCCAGCTTGAGGACGCCTATAAATCCATTGCCGAGGCGCTGACCCATGGCGGTTTGCATAACCGCGTCAAGGTACGCATCGAATGGGTCGATGCCGAGCTGTTCGACAAAGGCGATGCCACCCCGCATCTGGAAGGTTATCACGCCATTTTAGTCCCCGGCGGCTTTGGCGAGCGCGGCACCGAGGGCAAGATCAAAGCCGCCCAATTCGCCCGCGAAAAGAAAATCCCCTACTTAGGTATTTGTCTTGGCATGCAAATGGCCGTGATCGAAGCGGCCCGTAACGTGGCCGGTGTCAAAAAGGCCGGATCAGAAGAATTCGATCATGAAGCTGGGAAAAAGCGGTTTGAGCCTGTGGTCTACCACCTCAAAGAATGGGTGCAGGGCAACCACAAGGTGGCCCGCAAAGCTGATGACGACAAAGGCGGCACCATGCGGCTCGGGGCCTATAATGCGACATTGGCCGAAGGATCGAATGTGGCCAAGGTCTATGGGGCAACCGCTATCGAAGAACGGCACCGCCACCGCTATGAGGTGGACGTCAAATATCGCGACGTGCTTGAAAACGCAGGGCTTTCCTTCTCTGGCATGTCCCCTGATGGGAAACTGCCAGAGATCGTGGAATGGAAAGACCACCCGTGGTTCATCGGCGTGCAGTTCCACCCTGAACTGAAATCCAAACCTTTCGCCCCGCATCCGCTATTTGCTGATTTCGTGCGGGCGGCTGTTGAAGTATCGCGTTTGGTCTAAACCTTTGGCGTGAAACGTCAGATATGTTTGACCTTTACGTCACAGCATCGCCCCATACCAGCAAAGCCGACATTGGCCTGGGATGCGGCGAATGACTGGAAAGAGCCCAGACTTACTGATGCTGCGCGTCGACTGAACGACTGGATATGGAATTGCAGGTTGGAATGCCGATCCAGTTCCATCATATTTTGACCATGAAAGTTCAAATTGCTTTGGCCGAAATACACGACTTGCCTGCGTGGAGCACACTTGCTTCAGAGGTCGTGCCGTTGTTCGGCCCAATGCCAGAATTCGAAACTATCCTCGAACGAAAGATCGAAGAGAACCGTGCATACTGCGCCAAAATCAAAGGGAACGGTCTGAAATTCGCTGGAGGCATTTTACTGGGTGGAGCGGGCAAGAAACACTGGATTAGGTGGCTCGCTGTATCCGCCGAATTTCGCCAGTTTGGCATTGGTAGATTGCTTGTTGCAGCGGCGATGGAGAACACTCCGCAAGGGTCTGATCTTCTTGTTGATACATTTGCGGCAGGTAGCTCAGGAGGCGAAGCAGCCCGGCAACTTTACAAAAGCTACGGCTTTGAACCGATTGGTTTTGTGGAAGTCGAAGGCATGCACCGTGAACGTTTCCGGCGATCTGCAACAAGCTGAACAATCCGAAAACAGTCCTTGGCGCAACCGCAGCTAAATGGTGCTTTGTCCCGAATCTCGAAAGTATGAGCCACCACGATGAATGACCGGTCTGGGTCGGTTTTGCATGACGCGCGCCATTGGTCGGTTTCAGGAAAACGACCAATGGCGTCAAAGATACCAAGTGTTCCAGATTTGGCCGCACCGGGTTGAGGATTTCGCGAAAAGGCACCATCTTGATATGGTCGCGGGACAGCCGCCAAGGCGGCAAGCAGCGTAGGAGATCATCATGAAGCTACATCGCGTAACGGAACAATTGGATGCGGACGATGCCAATCTATCCGCCTCGGCGTTTAACAATGTCAATCTTTCGGCAAGCAGCTACAATCAAATCGAATTCTCAGGCGCACGCTTCAATGACAGCAACATGACCGGGTGGCAGGTCAATGATGTGAACCTGTCCGCCGCGCGCATTGAGAATGCGAACTTGTCGGGTGTGGAAATCTCAAACTGCCGATTGACCGGGGCCACGATCGACGGGATCGCCATCGACGCTTTGCTTGAAGCCTACAGAAAACAGGCCTGACGCATATAGCTATGGCGTCTTTGGCGTGTTGATCTCGCTCACGGCCCGATAGGCGGCGGCGCGCACTTCTTCGGCCAGATCAGAGTCCGGGATCGAACGGGCCAGCACCATGCCCCCCACACAAAGCGCAGTCATGGTCAGCGCCCGATGTCGCTGCGCGGCCGGATCACCGTCTTGTGTGGATTCAAATAGCCAGACCATCGCCGTCAGAATTTCCTGATAGGCGCGCTGCACATCCGGCGCTTGCCGCGCCACATCCGATGGCAATGCGATCAACGGGCATTGATCTTCAAGCGCGCCAAGGTGCTTTGTAGACAGGTAACTATCCAGCATCTGCTGCGCCATTTCCGGCGACAGGTTGCGCGTGTCGATCCCCGCATCGCTGCGCCATTCAGCCCCCTTATTCATCAAGAAGCTCTGGACGGCTGCCGCATAAAGCGCCTCTTTATTCTTGAAATGGCGGTAAAACCCGCCCCGGGTCAGGCCCGCCTTTTCCATGACCATATCGATAGTCACCTTTTCAAACCCATGTTTGTTAAACAAAACCCGGGCCGCTTCGGTGATACGGGCCTTTGATTTTATGGCGTGATCTGGGCTGTAGGGCATTGGTCCATCCTGTTCTTTGCTCCCTTATCCCACAAAATCAAAAGATGTTCTTGAACATCTTTTGGCCTGGAAAATACTGGCGCCACATCAACAAACGAAGAAAGTTTCATGCCATGGATTTTACGGTCACCTACACGCTTGCCATTCTGCTTGCCGCGCTCGCTGTGCCGCTCTCAATCAATGTGACGCTGCAACGCATCCGCGTCGGCAAAGAAATGGGTGAGCTGACGGCAGCTGCCTTCGGCCCCCATCCCGACCCCCGTTTAACCGCAGCGATGCGGGCGCATGGCAACCTGATGGAATATGCGCCCTTTGCCCTGGTCCTGATTGGACTTGCCGAGTTTGCGGGCGCGCAAGGAACCTGGATCTGGACCATTGCACTGGCCTTTGCGGGCGGACGCTGGCTGCATGCCTTTGCGATGCTGACAAACCCCTACCCCCCGATGCTGCGCGGGGTCGCGATGTTGACGACCTACCTGTCTATGCTGGCCCCAGCCATTTTTCTGGCTTTTACGCTGACCCGCGCCGGCTAAAAACCAAGGCTGAACCGGCGCGTTACGACAAGGCTGGCGCCGATCTGATCGGCTGATTGCGTGATTGGGCTGTCGGCCGCGTCGTTTTGCAGCTGTTCATAGCTGATTGCACCCTCTAGCCCCCAAACATCGTTGATTTGATAGCGGGCGCCCGCCTCAATACCGGCGCTGACAATGCCTGCGCCTGCCTCAAACGCGTCAAAACTGCTGGCCGCGCTCTCAGCCGCGCTGACCCCGTAATAGGTCTGCGCGTAATCCTCGCTGCCCCAAAGAACCCGGGGGCCGATGCTCAGTTCCCATTGCGCGGCGGGCCGGTACAACAGATCGCCGCCAAATTCGGCGATCTGTGCCTCATGGCCCGTCACGCCATGGCGCAGCTTGGCGAAAACCTCGTAATCGGGTGTTGTAAAGCTGACGCCGCCGCCCAGCTCAAGCGACAGATCGATATCCTCAAGCCCGGACAATTCATCGTGATCATCCGCGCTACGCGCGCCCACGATCCCAAAAGAGGGCCGAAAACGCAGCCCCTGCGGCGTTCCCGGTTGGCGGCTGATGGGTCCAAATTCCAACGCGTGCAGCGAAAAACGGAATTTCGGCGCGCCTTCATAGGTCTCAGATCCGCTATAGGCCGGACGCGATTGCGGCCCGACACCAAAGGTAAAACTGATCCCCGGGGATGTTGGGGCATCTTGCGCCGCAGCGAATGTCGGCAGGCAAAGGCAGGCAAGAATGATCGGGCGCATGGGCAAAGCTTTCTGATGTCCCCAAAGACTTAACATGCAAGCCGCATTTAGCAATGACACCCTTGGCACCATCGCAGCAAGGCGCTACCCCTGCGCAACAGTTTCGAAAGGCTATGGCATGCTGTCCTATCAACACGGCTATCACGCTGGAAATCTGGCAGATGTGCATAAACACAGCCTTCTGGCCTGGGCGATTGCCTATATGACGCGCAAAGACAAACCCCTGAGCTATCTGGAAACCCATGCCGGGCGCGGGCTTTATGATCTGACCGATGCGGCAGCTGTCAAAACCGGTGAGGCCGCCAAAGGCATCGCCGTCGCCGCCGACTGGTTTGCCGCAGATCACCCCTATGCCCAGGCCTTGCAAGCCACGCGCCAGCAGCATGGGGGCGATGCCTATCCCGGCTCACCGCTGGTGGCCGCCGCCCTGTTGCGCCCGATGGATAATATCCACCTCAGCGAGCTGCACCCGCAGGAATTTGCCGCGCTCAAGGCAACTATGGCGCCCCATGGCGGGGTGATGAAACAGCGCGATGGATGGGACATGGCGCTATCCGTCTGCCCGCCTGATCCGCGGCGGGGGCTCATGCTGATGGATCCCTCATTTGAGGTGAAGTCAGATTATCAAACCATTCCCAAAACTATTGCCCAGTTGCACCGCAAATGGGGTGTCGGGGTCTTGATGCTCTGGTATCCGATCCTGACCGATGCGCCCCATAAGCCCATGATCAGGGCCTTAAAGCAGGCCATCCCCGATGGGTTGGTGCATGAGGTATCCTTCCCCCCTGCCCGGCCCGGGCACCGGATGATTGGATCGGGGCTTTTTGTGGTCAATCCGCCCTATGGCTTCGCTGATGAGGCAGCACGGATATCCCGGCTCTTTCAAGACAACCGATCTGCGCTTATGTAGGGCTCATGTTAAGTGATCTGATCCGGCGGTTGACCGCCCCCGAACCCCAAAGACTTCCCGAACCGGATGCGCGCATCGCATTGGCGGCCTTGCTGGTCCGCCTTGCCCGCTCTGACGGGGATTATGCCGATATCGAAATCGACCAAATCGACCAATCGCTGATGGCCCGCTACAATATGGATGCGGATGAGGCCGCTGGTTTGCGCGCGCAAGCCGAGGCGCTTGAGGCCGAAGCCCCTGACACTGTCCGCTTTACGCGGGCGATCAAGGATGCCGTCGACTACGAAGACCGCGTTGCTGTGATTGCAGCCATGTGGCGCGTCGTGCTGGCGGACGGGGTGCGCGATGATGAGGAAAACAGCCTGATGCGGATGACCGCATCGCTTTTGGGCGTTTCAGATCAGGATAGCAACGCAGCCCGGCTGCGTGTCAGTAAGGGATGATCG
This window harbors:
- a CDS encoding CTP synthase, coding for MARFIFITGGVVSSLGKGLASAALGALLQARGYSVRLRKLDPYLNVDPGTMSPFEHGEVFVTDDGAETDLDLGHYERFTGVPARKTDSVSSGRIYSNVLEKERRGDYLGKTIQVVPHVTNEIKDFISIGEDEVDFMLCEIGGTVGDIEGLPFFEAIRQFAHDKPRGQCIFMHLTLLPYLAASGELKTKPTQHSVKELQSIGIAPDILVCRSEQPIPEKEREKIALFCNVRKEAVVAAYDLKSIYEAPLAYHDQGLDQAVLDAFGISPAPAPKLDVWHDVSDRIHNPEGEVKVAIVGKYTQLEDAYKSIAEALTHGGLHNRVKVRIEWVDAELFDKGDATPHLEGYHAILVPGGFGERGTEGKIKAAQFAREKKIPYLGICLGMQMAVIEAARNVAGVKKAGSEEFDHEAGKKRFEPVVYHLKEWVQGNHKVARKADDDKGGTMRLGAYNATLAEGSNVAKVYGATAIEERHRHRYEVDVKYRDVLENAGLSFSGMSPDGKLPEIVEWKDHPWFIGVQFHPELKSKPFAPHPLFADFVRAAVEVSRLV
- a CDS encoding MAPEG family protein, which codes for MDFTVTYTLAILLAALAVPLSINVTLQRIRVGKEMGELTAAAFGPHPDPRLTAAMRAHGNLMEYAPFALVLIGLAEFAGAQGTWIWTIALAFAGGRWLHAFAMLTNPYPPMLRGVAMLTTYLSMLAPAIFLAFTLTRAG
- a CDS encoding pentapeptide repeat-containing protein — its product is MKLHRVTEQLDADDANLSASAFNNVNLSASSYNQIEFSGARFNDSNMTGWQVNDVNLSAARIENANLSGVEISNCRLTGATIDGIAIDALLEAYRKQA
- a CDS encoding MipA/OmpV family protein → MRPIILACLCLPTFAAAQDAPTSPGISFTFGVGPQSRPAYSGSETYEGAPKFRFSLHALEFGPISRQPGTPQGLRFRPSFGIVGARSADDHDELSGLEDIDLSLELGGGVSFTTPDYEVFAKLRHGVTGHEAQIAEFGGDLLYRPAAQWELSIGPRVLWGSEDYAQTYYGVSAAESAASSFDAFEAGAGIVSAGIEAGARYQINDVWGLEGAISYEQLQNDAADSPITQSADQIGASLVVTRRFSLGF
- a CDS encoding 23S rRNA (adenine(2030)-N(6))-methyltransferase RlmJ, with product MLSYQHGYHAGNLADVHKHSLLAWAIAYMTRKDKPLSYLETHAGRGLYDLTDAAAVKTGEAAKGIAVAADWFAADHPYAQALQATRQQHGGDAYPGSPLVAAALLRPMDNIHLSELHPQEFAALKATMAPHGGVMKQRDGWDMALSVCPPDPRRGLMLMDPSFEVKSDYQTIPKTIAQLHRKWGVGVLMLWYPILTDAPHKPMIRALKQAIPDGLVHEVSFPPARPGHRMIGSGLFVVNPPYGFADEAARISRLFQDNRSALM
- a CDS encoding TerB family tellurite resistance protein; its protein translation is MLSDLIRRLTAPEPQRLPEPDARIALAALLVRLARSDGDYADIEIDQIDQSLMARYNMDADEAAGLRAQAEALEAEAPDTVRFTRAIKDAVDYEDRVAVIAAMWRVVLADGVRDDEENSLMRMTASLLGVSDQDSNAARLRVSKG
- a CDS encoding GNAT family N-acetyltransferase, coding for MELQVGMPIQFHHILTMKVQIALAEIHDLPAWSTLASEVVPLFGPMPEFETILERKIEENRAYCAKIKGNGLKFAGGILLGGAGKKHWIRWLAVSAEFRQFGIGRLLVAAAMENTPQGSDLLVDTFAAGSSGGEAARQLYKSYGFEPIGFVEVEGMHRERFRRSATS
- a CDS encoding TetR/AcrR family transcriptional regulator, whose product is MPYSPDHAIKSKARITEAARVLFNKHGFEKVTIDMVMEKAGLTRGGFYRHFKNKEALYAAAVQSFLMNKGAEWRSDAGIDTRNLSPEMAQQMLDSYLSTKHLGALEDQCPLIALPSDVARQAPDVQRAYQEILTAMVWLFESTQDGDPAAQRHRALTMTALCVGGMVLARSIPDSDLAEEVRAAAYRAVSEINTPKTP